In one window of Macadamia integrifolia cultivar HAES 741 chromosome 2, SCU_Mint_v3, whole genome shotgun sequence DNA:
- the LOC122072145 gene encoding flavonol synthase/flavanone 3-hydroxylase, giving the protein MEKGRVQAIASQAIATDTIPEEFIRAKEEQPAATTYNGPVPQIPTVDLSEPNKDNLVCSIASASEEWGIFQVVNHGIPVEVIQKLQKVGKEFFELPEEEKEAYSSVPGSIEGYGTKLQKEQGGKRAWVDFLFHNIWPPSVINYQFWPKNPIAYREANEEYAKYLRAMVEKLLRFLSLGLGLEGNAIREAMGGDELEYLLKINYYPPCPRPDLALGVVAHTDMSAITVLVPNEVPGLQIFKDDHWIDANYIRNALIIHIGDQTEILSNGKYKSVLHRTTVNKEKTRISWPVFCSPPREMVVGPLHQLTNEQNPPKYKSKKFKDYEYCKLNKLPQ; this is encoded by the exons atggagaAGGGAAGAGTGCAAGCAATAGCTTCTCAAGCTATAGCAACTGACACCATCCCTGAGGAGTTCATAAGGGCCAAGGAGGAACAACCAGCAGCCACCACCTACAATGGACCAGTCCCTCAAATCCCCACCGTCGATCTCAGCGAACCAAATAAAGACAATCTAGTCTGTTCAATCGCCAGTGCAAGCGAAGAATGGGGCATCTTCCAAGTGGTGAATCATGGAATACCAGTAGAGGTGATACAGAAGTTGCAGAAGGTTGGAAAAGAGTTCTTCGAGCtcccagaagaagaaaaagaagcctaCTCTTCTGTTCCTGGATCCATTGAAGGTTATGGAACTAAACTTCAGAAGGAACAAGGAGGGAAGAGAGCTTGGGTTGATTTCTTGTTCCACAACATATGGCCTCCTTCTGTTATCAACTACCAATTCTGGCCCAAGAACCCAATTGCTTACCG GGAAGCTAACGAGGAGTATGCGAAGTACTTGAGGGCAATGGTGGAGAAGCTACTGAGGTTCTTGTCATTAGGGTTAGGGCTGGAAGGAAATGCGATAAGAGAAGCCATGGGTGGAGATGAGTTGGAATACCTTTTAAAGATCAATTACTATCCACCTTGCCCTCGCCCTGATCTGGCTCTTGGCGTGGTGGCCCACACTGACATGTCAGCCATCACCGTTCTGGTACCAAACGAGGTTCCTGGGCTCCAAATCTTCAAAGATGACCATTGGATTGATGCTAACTACATTCGTAATGCTCTAATCATCCATATCGGTGATCAAACTGAG ATACTAAGCAATGGAAAGTACAAGAGCGTGTTGCATAGAACTACTGTGAACAAGGAGAAGACAAGGATTTCATGGCCAGTGTTTTGCTCGCCGCCAAGGGAGATGGTTGTAGGGCCTCTACATCAGCTTACCAATGAACAGAATCCACCGAAGTACAAAAGCAAGAAATTTAAGGATTATGAGTATTGCAAGCTCAATAAACTTCCTCAGTAA
- the LOC122089372 gene encoding selenoprotein K, with protein MAYVERGVVKPKRSLWRLKTITDFFWAIVNLIATFFTTMFSIEKSEAYKKSSGASKKWDGGGPGGPGSGPYGGGPGGPRRPPRGLDNVRGIDHSSLPACGSCCGG; from the exons GTGTTGTTAAGCCCAAGCGATCTCTATGGCGATTGAAAACCATTACTGATTTCTTCTGGGCCATTGTCAATTTGATTGCAACATTCTTCACGACTATGTTCTCA ATTGAAAAATCAGAAGCATACAAGAAAAGCTCAGGTGCGAGCAAGAAATGGGATGGTGGTGGTCCTGGAGGACCTGGAAGTGGTCCATATGGCGGCGGGCCAGGTGGGCCACGGCGACCACCCCGTGGATTGGACAATGTCCGAGGCATTGACCATA GTTCACTTCCAGCTTGTGGCTCATGCTGCGGCGGCTAA